The stretch of DNA GGTTCCGCGATCCCACGATCTCGATCTTCGACACACTGGGCACGGTCGATCCTGCTGCTGCGGGTGGTGGCGTGGGCTTCGCGGGACCGACGACCAGGCCGGCGTCGGCGGCCACCGCGCCGCGGCCGGTCGCGGAGACGGCGCCCCTGGCCGTGGGGGCCGCGCCGACCCGGCAGGAGTGGGACGACCGGTCGCTGCCGGCCGCCGAGCCGACCCTGGTCGAGGCCGCTCAGGAGAGCGGGGTCGCGCGGCTTCGGCGTACGTGTCTGTGGGCGGCGCTCGCCCTGCTCTCCGGCGCCGGCCTGGCCACCGCGCCGGTCCCGACGGCGGTGATCATGCTCGCGCTGGTGGTGGTGCTGCGAGGCCTGTCGCTGGCCGGATCGGTGCACGGGGAGCGGCGCGAGCTGCGCGGCGCGCGGTGGCACGACGGTCCCCGCCTGGTGATCGGTACGCCGTGGCATCTCGTCCGCTCGGTGCCGAGCACCGTCGTGCTCGTGCTGTGGGCCGCCGGCCTCGCGCTCGCCGCCGGACTGCTCTGCTACGCCGTCGCCGCTCCCGGGGGTGTGACCCTGTACGTGTGCGGCGTGGTGCTGGCGACCATGCTCGCGTGCGGCCCCGGCGGGAGCCGGGTGCGGGGGCCGGTACGGCGGGTGCTCGGCCCGCTGTCGCGCAGCACCCGGCGCTGGGCGGCGGCGATGCTGGTCCTCGCCGCTGTCGCCGTCTACCTGATAGTCCGGTTCCACGCGGGTGGGACCGACTGGACGCCCTGGCACGACTCACCGCTCGGCAGCGCCTTCTGAGGCACGTCCGGCCCGCGACCGGCGTGCGTCGGGGTGGGAAGGATCTCGGTGGGCCCGACTCGACCGGGACGGAGGCCCGACTCGACCGGGACGGAGGCCCGACTCGACCGGGACGGAGGCCCGACTCGACCGGGACGGAGGCCCGCATCGTGAGAGACGCCTGACACCATCGCGGACGACATGGCAGGATGACGGACGTGGCGATCAGCTCGATCATCATTCGCTAGCGCACTGCGACCCCGACGGCGGGGACACGGTGCGCCAACCTCTCGTTCCCGAGAGGTTTTTTTGTTGCCCGCACAACCGATCAGACAGAAG from Nocardioides sp. BP30 encodes:
- a CDS encoding serine/threonine-protein kinase; amino-acid sequence: MRSVGDYTLLHVLGEGGMGIVHLARHEPSGQRVALKVLRPQIVGDEEGRRRLAREVGSLQRVRSRWVAEILDADPWGPVPYVVMRYVPGRSLHDEVVEEGPIRGRDLDWFARCLIDAVAAVHAGGVLHRDIKPSNVIMEGRTPVLIDFGLARVADDPRITHTGWLLGTPGYLPPEILRGEDARPATDVHSWAATVAFAATGRPPFGRGPSAAIMDRARRGDHDLAGIEPRVRAVLDAALAPDAAGRPTVAQLQAWFRDPTISIFDTLGTVDPAAAGGGVGFAGPTTRPASAATAPRPVAETAPLAVGAAPTRQEWDDRSLPAAEPTLVEAAQESGVARLRRTCLWAALALLSGAGLATAPVPTAVIMLALVVVLRGLSLAGSVHGERRELRGARWHDGPRLVIGTPWHLVRSVPSTVVLVLWAAGLALAAGLLCYAVAAPGGVTLYVCGVVLATMLACGPGGSRVRGPVRRVLGPLSRSTRRWAAAMLVLAAVAVYLIVRFHAGGTDWTPWHDSPLGSAF